The sequence GATGTCCCGCTGAACGAAGTCGCCGAGTTGGCCAACTTGGTCCGCGAGCGGAAGAACGGCAACTTTGCGTATTACAACATCAATACGCACTTAAACCCCACCAACATCTGCGTCTATCGCTGTAACTTCTGCGCATTTCGGGCCGACCTGAGGGACCCACGTGGCTATGTGATGAGCGACGAGCAGATCTTGGCCCGCGGCCAGGAAGCGATCGACAACGGCTGTACCGAGATGCACATTGTCGGTGGTTTGCACCACCAGAAGAAGTTCGACTGGTACGTGAACATGGTCCGGATTCTGCACGACACGTACCCCAAGTTGCACCTCAAGGCCTGGACCGCCGTCGAGATCAACTGGTTCGAGTTCCTTACCAAGAAGTCGGTTCGCGAAGTGCTGCAGGAACTGCAAGACGCTGGTCTGGGCAGCATGCCAGGTGGCGGTGCCGAAATCTTCCACCGCGAAGTCCGCGACCAGATTTGCGAACACAAGGCCGACACCGGCAAGTGGCACGAGATCCATCGCACCGCGCACGAGATGGGCATCAAGACCAACGCCACCATGCTGTACGGGCACATTGAAAACGCTTACCACCGCATCGACCACTTAATCCGTCTGCGCGAAACACAAGACGTGACCGGCGGTTTTCAAACGTTCATCCCACTGGCCTTCCACCCTGATAACACCGAACTGGCCGAACTCAAAAAACTGAAGAAGCCTTCCGGTTTGATGGACCTGCGAACGATGGCCGTTTCGCGATTGATGCTCGACAACTTCCAGCACATCAAAGCGTACTGGATCATGCTCGGTTTGGGCACGGCTCAAACGGCCCTCTCGTACGGAGCCGACGACATCGACGGTACCGTGCGGCACGAGTTGATCTACCACGATGCCGGCGCCACCACGCCTGAGGTTATGTCGGTGGATGACATCCGCCGCTTGATCGAAGAAGCTGGCCGCGAACCGGTCGAACGCGACACCGTCTACAACCGCGTGATCCGCGATCCGCAGAACATGTCGGAATGGACCACCGGCGAACCGGTTGAAGTGATGAACTAGCCGCAACGATTGCATTCCGCTGGTATTCTCACTACGCTAAAAGCACTCGCCCAACAAAGGAAAGTCATGTTCAGCGGCTTTCTTATGTCGGGCGGATATTGCTCACAGTACGGCAATCTTCAGGTAACAGCCTATGAAAGTCGTGCGGCATTGCTACACGCGGAATCGATTTGAGCCTGCGTTTGTTTCATTTGCCCGAGCAGACTGGTTTATCATCTCAGCTCACTCTCGCTCCAAGCAAAGATTCACTGCATGAGTTCCACGCCCACGCTGGTCAATGCCTACTGCACACGCCGCAATCCGCCTCCCCTAGAATTCCCTCACCAACTGCTCAGCCACCGCAATCACCATGACCCGAAGTTGGCGACGCACCTGCAAGAGTTCATCGGCTTCGTTTGCCAAGGTGGCCAACGTGAAATGACCGAAACGCTGTATCATGTGATCCAGCATCTCGAACGGGTGCAGAACCAATACAGCCTGGAAATCTATCCCGAGCACTTCGACAAGCTTGGCAACTGGGCACGGGCAGCCAACGCCGTGCTCTTGATGCAAGACTTCAACGTCTGCGATCCGACCGGCAAGCTGCTTGTCTCGCACACCGATGGTAGCTACGACGACGATGCGGAGGTCCCCTACACGGAAGAAGCCCTTCAGCGAAAAGAACGCATCACTACCGAACTCGGCGAACTGGCCCTTCATCCGTACGAGGGTTTACCGCCAGTAATTGCCGAAAGCGAAGTCGACCTGCGACCTGCCGACGAGGTCGCTCGCCGGGCGCTTGCTTTGATGGCGGTTGCCGTCCGGGCGGAATCTTTAGCTTCGGATGAACCTCTTCCGGTTTCAGAAATTCGACAACGCCTTCCTCAAGCCTTCGGTTCGTTCACGCCGGTAGAGAAGGCTTTCATGGAAGCAGAATCTCCCGATCAGCAGTCGGTAATCAACCATGCTTGGCGGTACGAATGCTTGTACGTCTTGCAGTGGGCTCTAGGGCATTTCGACGAACTTCAATTTCCCAATACGATTTGCGATGTCACCCAGGTAGCCGGAGACATCCTTAACCGCGATCGAGCGGCGATGATTGCGGAAGCAAAGCTTCGCCCGACCACTGAGATCTTAGATCAGGCTGATCGCTACTTTCGTCTCCACTGGATCGCCCGCCAGCCGTCGTTGAAAGGCGAGCCAACCCCTGCTGGTCTTGATATCGGCGTGATTTCAGAACGCCGCCACGCGTTGAACTGGCTCATCCGCCACCAGAACGCCGATTGGGACGACGTTAATTGCTCGACTTAGCACCAACCATTTGCCAAGCGGCGTACTTTTCCGCTAGTTGGAATTTGTGTCCCGGCCATTAAAGCGTAGACGCAAAACCTGCTGCTGGGTTGCCTCGTGGTGTTTCTGTTCCAGCATCACAAAGCCGTAGTGCTCGTAGAATGCTCGTCCGTTCGGGTTGTCCACGAAAACCTCTAATTCGACCATACCCCGCAGCGCTACAGCTTTATCCATGAGTGATCGCCCAATACCCACTTTTTGATGGTCGGGATGAACAAAAATCGCACCAACCTCGTTTCCGAGCAAAGCAATAAAACCAACCACCTTCCCCTGTTTTTCGTATACCCACGTTTCCGCGATCGGCAAATAGATATTGGGAATGTTCTCCCGCTCCTGCGTGAGAAACTCTTCCGTGAGAAAAGGGTGGGCAATGACGGATGCCTCCCACCAAATATCCAATAGGTCATTCAGATCTTGTTCGTGGTAGGCTCGGATCACGTTCGAATCCTTTCGGTACCAGAAGTGGGGCAGAAGCAACCCTTTGGTGACACATCTGAGGCTAAAAGGTTCGCCTGTGTATTAGCAGAAAAGGCTGCTAACCCAAGTCCCCGATATCCAACGACTTGCCATAGCGGATCATCACCATCCGCCGCAGCTTTTCCCACTTGGCTCCGGCCAGATTGGGGTCCGTATCGGTGATCGAAAAAGCATCTTGGCGGGCCTTGGCTAACAGGTCGCCGTCTCGCTGCAGGTCAGCGATTCGTAGCGGAGGCATGCCGTGCTGTTTCCAGCCGAACAAATCGCCAGGGCCGCGCAGCTGAAAATCGACTTCGGCCAACTCAAAGCCATCGGTTGTACCGGCGAACGCCTGCAAACGTTCCTTCGAGGAATCGGTCGCTGGGTTGGCAAAGACACACAGATAGCCAGGATGCTTGCCACGGCTAATTCGGCCACGCAATTGATGCAATTGAGCCAAGCCGAAGCGTTCGCCACTTTCGATCGTCATCAGCACGGCGTTGGGCACATCGACCCCCACTTCGACCACGGTGGTGGCAATCAGCACGTCGATCTCGTGCCGGGCGAACCGCTGCATCACAGCATCTTTCTCCGCTGGTGGCATCCGCCCGTGCAGCATGGCCAAACGAAAAGCCTCAAGTTCGCCGTTGGCCAAATGTTCCAACAACTGCTCGACCCCCCCCAGCGTATCCTCTCGCTGCGTTTCGTCGACCAGCGGCGCGATGACATATCCTTGTCGCCCTTCACGTAGCTTCTTGCGAAAAAAGTCCCACCACTTGGCTCGCTGCTCTTCGTCAGCGATGTAGGTATTGACCGCCTGCCGCCCAGGCGGTGCCTTACGAATGGTGGAAAGATCGAGATCGCCAAACATCCCCAGCGCCACGGTTCGGGGAATTGGCGTGGCGGTCATCACCAAGTAATGGGGATCACTTCCGGCGCTACGCAGGGCGGCCCGTTGCCGCACGCCAAACTTGTGCTGCTCGTCGATAATCACCAAGCCCAGGCGTTTGAAAGTAATCTCTGTGGCAATGATGGCCTGGGTGCCGATCAATAAATCGATCTCCCCCGCCGCTACTTCTGCCAGCAGCTTTTGTCGCTCTTTATCGGTCAACGATCCGGTCAACACGCCAATGCGCACCTTAGCATGGCTCAGCAGTTTGGTGAGCGTGCGGGCGTGCTGCTTGGCCAACACTTCGGTCGGGGCCATCAGGGCGGCCTGAGATTTCGCGGCGACAGCGGCCAGCATGGCATAGACGGAAACCATCGTCTTGCCGGTTCCCACGTCTCCTTGCAGC comes from Bremerella cremea and encodes:
- the mqnE gene encoding aminofutalosine synthase MqnE; this translates as MIRADKITLDTIGKKVENGERLNLDEGVFLYNDDVPLNEVAELANLVRERKNGNFAYYNINTHLNPTNICVYRCNFCAFRADLRDPRGYVMSDEQILARGQEAIDNGCTEMHIVGGLHHQKKFDWYVNMVRILHDTYPKLHLKAWTAVEINWFEFLTKKSVREVLQELQDAGLGSMPGGGAEIFHREVRDQICEHKADTGKWHEIHRTAHEMGIKTNATMLYGHIENAYHRIDHLIRLRETQDVTGGFQTFIPLAFHPDNTELAELKKLKKPSGLMDLRTMAVSRLMLDNFQHIKAYWIMLGLGTAQTALSYGADDIDGTVRHELIYHDAGATTPEVMSVDDIRRLIEEAGREPVERDTVYNRVIRDPQNMSEWTTGEPVEVMN
- a CDS encoding DUF4272 domain-containing protein, which translates into the protein MSSTPTLVNAYCTRRNPPPLEFPHQLLSHRNHHDPKLATHLQEFIGFVCQGGQREMTETLYHVIQHLERVQNQYSLEIYPEHFDKLGNWARAANAVLLMQDFNVCDPTGKLLVSHTDGSYDDDAEVPYTEEALQRKERITTELGELALHPYEGLPPVIAESEVDLRPADEVARRALALMAVAVRAESLASDEPLPVSEIRQRLPQAFGSFTPVEKAFMEAESPDQQSVINHAWRYECLYVLQWALGHFDELQFPNTICDVTQVAGDILNRDRAAMIAEAKLRPTTEILDQADRYFRLHWIARQPSLKGEPTPAGLDIGVISERRHALNWLIRHQNADWDDVNCST
- a CDS encoding GNAT family N-acetyltransferase, with product MIRAYHEQDLNDLLDIWWEASVIAHPFLTEEFLTQERENIPNIYLPIAETWVYEKQGKVVGFIALLGNEVGAIFVHPDHQKVGIGRSLMDKAVALRGMVELEVFVDNPNGRAFYEHYGFVMLEQKHHEATQQQVLRLRFNGRDTNSN
- the recG gene encoding ATP-dependent DNA helicase RecG, which gives rise to MPDSRDTTPLERLRTPVQFLKGVGPQRAEKLARLQLYTALDLIFFFPRDYQDLRELVAVEDLIEDEPASISGVVEQVDFRGTGPGRSILGVLVRDNQAYLRAIWFNQPFLRKRFHEGQHVVVSGKPRFEGNRWEMTHPVVDIMEMGEVPEGGKVLPVYPLTEGIRQGVMRKMVHAALDAFSSDLEEVLPESFLQQHELLTVHDALNKIHRPPAREDAEAARKRFIYQELLVLQLAMSLRKHQLNERRSAIPIPVDFRVDERIRRLLPFELTEDQNQAIHEISHDLGRTIPMNRLLQGDVGTGKTMVSVYAMLAAVAAKSQAALMAPTEVLAKQHARTLTKLLSHAKVRIGVLTGSLTDKERQKLLAEVAAGEIDLLIGTQAIIATEITFKRLGLVIIDEQHKFGVRQRAALRSAGSDPHYLVMTATPIPRTVALGMFGDLDLSTIRKAPPGRQAVNTYIADEEQRAKWWDFFRKKLREGRQGYVIAPLVDETQREDTLGGVEQLLEHLANGELEAFRLAMLHGRMPPAEKDAVMQRFARHEIDVLIATTVVEVGVDVPNAVLMTIESGERFGLAQLHQLRGRISRGKHPGYLCVFANPATDSSKERLQAFAGTTDGFELAEVDFQLRGPGDLFGWKQHGMPPLRIADLQRDGDLLAKARQDAFSITDTDPNLAGAKWEKLRRMVMIRYGKSLDIGDLG